The Cryptomeria japonica chromosome 6, Sugi_1.0, whole genome shotgun sequence genomic interval aaattatgaaCTATGAACATTGTTCAATATATTCAAACTACAGGGATAAACCCCAGATGTAGAAGCAATATTAAAGTTTAAGAAACTAAATTCCTAAGAAACTCCAATAGAAGGTCTGCATACAGACAACCATAGCTAAAAACATAGAGTTTCAGACTAGAGCTAATACTACCAAAAAGAAACAAGCCCTAAAACACAACcctacttgtttttctttttcatcctAGGGTCGTTCACTCAATAATCTTAAGATTCAAGATTTATACGCTTACCCTCGCCCTGCTTCATCTTTGCCTCTCGACCCACTCTCCTTTCAACTTCAGtcaaatgaatgaaaataattAAGTCCTCCCATGCCTCATGAGCCTCCTTGGACCTTGCAACTCCGTCAACACCATCTCTCCAAAGTACAAATGGTCAACACTCCACATTTATGTGATCGGGCATAACACCCTCACCAAATGGATGTCGCAGACATTATCCAGGAACCACTCTCCCCAAGAGAGAAACCAACCCACACAAGGAATGTGCAGGAGCACACGCCTTTGCCACCCTTTCAACCTTCGATTTCGTCACAAGAGTTTGTCCCCAGGCCACCAGCATCCAAATTATGTCCATATTCTTTCTGTATTTGAACTCGAACACCAAAAACTCATTACCCAACCACCTCTTGATAATATCAAGAAACTCTTCCTCATCAAAGAGGAAAATGCCACCCAAATTCTTATCTGTGATTTGAAAGCCAATTGTTTGTTTGATGGAGTGCAGGGTGAAATGAGCCTCCATATTTACAAATAAAGCTCTAGGGAGATTACTCACTATTTTCCAGTCTTCTAGTCTTGTACACCACACCAGGCCACCCAAAATACAAGCTTTCTCTAAACTCAAAAACAAGGACATGCATTAATTAAGAAAGGCCCAAAAAAATCCAGAAAATTCAAAATCGAAATCTATTTCGAGCTCAAACGCATGACAAATCACATGCCACCTTACATCCTTCCAATAAATGATAGCTTGCAATAATGGAAAGGACAGTGGCAGTGTGGAATAAAAGGTGAACATGTAAAAATATAAGGAATTTTTCTTTTTAATCAATTACACCTCCCACCAAAGGCACACACACAACCAACACTTGCCATGACTTAATCCATCCAGGCCACGTCAACTCCATTGATGTCCCACCAACGAACTACTTGTTGGTCCAACTCACACCCCTAGTTGGACAAAATATCTGCTTCTACATTACCTTCTCTTCGAGTATGAGAAATTTTAAAATcttgaaaataatttaattttttgcaAATAATGTTAATGAATTCGTTGATAAAATTgacctttaaaaaaaatatagataaaaattATATAAGTTAAACAAatcaaataaagaataaaaaatttatGAATGAAAAGATAGATAAAAGATTAATTATAGAGGTTAGAATGTTAAAATATAGGGTTACTCAGTGGAACATATTAATAAACATATAGATatagaaaaaattataaataaaataaataaaaattatgaaTGAAAAGATAAAAACAAATTAATTATAGATTTAAGAATGTTAAAATATTAGGTTGGTTAGTAGGACCTCTAAATACACATAGATATAGATAAAATTTGTATAAATAAAACTAatcaaataaagaaataaaaaaatataataatgaaaagcTAGAAAAAAGATTAATTATAGAGGCAACATTGTTAAAATACAATGTTATTTAGTGGGAACTATAAATTTAAGCTCTAACAACATGtagagcaaattcaaggtatttgaACTCATGATCattatctatattttttttaatggcTTTACCATCTAATCTACCAAGAGTTAATTATGTTtacatatttattaaattattatatacatGAATTTACTAAAATAAATATAATAGTACCACAATTGTAAAAAATAATTAGATTTTTAATGTTTACTTATGCTAGTTATTGAGTCTATAACTCaccttttttaaaataaaaataagaaaaattatataatatgtttAAACAATTATAataaaagaaacaagttaataaataaataaaatatgttcTTATTTGTTTAGATTTACTTTAATGAATTTGGGTTGTGTCTTCAATAAAATGAtagtaaaattaaatttaatttgtttttattatattgtaattataaattaagatttaaattgaaatattttttttttataatgatttataattattaaaaaatagtGTTTTGAGATTTCAATAAATAATTATAAAgcaaaaataaaatgatttttactttttatttatttaattaatctatttgcatatttataataatttaacttaataaattttgatatgaaaAATAACAAAACATAAGAAAGAATATATTGGAAAATACCAAACCTTAAAATATATCTGTATAAAAGTATTTGAATATCTACACTTGTTATAATTAATTTGACTGACAAAAGTTGAATTTGTAAGATCTATTATAAAATCTCATGTAGTTAACAGTGAAGTTGAGTTGAAAGATAAAACTACACCATTCTCATCCAGAAATTACAATaactatatttatttaatgtttattaattaaattgaaaatcagaaCACAAACtttttgaattaataaataaaataaaaacaaccaAATATACATTATGATTTCAGATAAAGATTGTCCAAAACTAAGTTCCTAAGATGTCAACAGCACTAAGAACAGCAATTCAAACGAGCTAcctattagttttttttttgttggttttggcAAGCGAAAACAAGTCATAACATAAAAGTCTTTTGGGTATAAATACTGTATAAATAAGCAGAAAAATTTTAGTCTGTGTGCCATAGTTATATAAATGCGATGAGTTACATAAAAGAAGCTTGATTGCAGATGTTGCTTCCCAAATCAcctttgttattattttatttatttagttactaATATGCTTGTATTTTTAAAATTCTTGCAGGAGGGTTGGATCATAATTGACATGTGATGTGTATGTATCCCCAGCATTCCAATTCTCTGGAATAACTTCATATGCAGTGAGTATATCTCCAGAGGAAAGAGATTCCACGCGAATAGAAAATGGAGCTTTCAGATATGACCCGCTATCCAAAGCCCACTTAGCTCCCGACTGCTCTGTCATTTCTTCCCACCCATCAGATGCTGCCTGCAAGAAAAACACATAAATTTCTTTCAAACCCTAATTCATAACACATAAATGAATGAGAAATCAAAAGTTAAAAACTTTTGAAAATGACTACCTGCTGCAGATAGACAGACCCAATATCACCAGCTCCGTTTACATACTCAATCAGCACGGAGAACCAGTAAGCCGTAGCATGTGGACTAACTTTGAAGGTGATGTTATTTCCTTCATAATCACAGGCTACCCTAAATAATCATAAACCATCTCGTCAATAAAACCcctagaaaagaaaaaagaaactaaATTGTGTGATACGAAATCAGTTTATACCGTTTGAAGGAGATATCCACAAGACCTTCATCAAGAAGCTCCGTAGCATTGTCAGGATATGCCATTCCGGCGAAGGCATTGCCACTAAGATCAAAATGTGTTTCGTTGCATCCGCCACATTCATCAGTAATCACCACACTAACAGGATTTTGCGAACATATTCCACTCTTGCATTTTACCTGTATTTTTTCATTTATTAGATACTCCTTTACCAGATCAAATGTTAACTTGGATTTTTTAAGATCAACTTCATTGTGGACTACACTAGTGTATTACCCATCATAGAGAGAAAGGATAAGTCAATGCTAAAACTAACTCAGTTTAATACCTGGTAGCAAGCTCCGCAGCCTTTCCCTTCAACAAAGAGGGCTGGACCCACTGCTGCTATTCTTGAATTGAACATgtttgttttcactagtcctccaTATCCACATGCACCACCTGCTGACAACAAAACAAGAGGAAGTAAAAAACCAACTGAATTCTTCTATCTATTATGCCAAGGAGAGTATGTGGGAAAAGCTAGGTCAAAATACAATATGTGAATCAAATTGTTTTCATTGAGGTAAGATCGTTTCGAAGGGACCATAAATCTTGTACATAATAGGTTTTGTTGGTATCTATATTCAAATACATCAAAACATGAGCAACTCGAGACAATTAATCACCATCTAAACGACTTGAAGGCGAGCCCCTCAAGTTTTGAAGGGAATCTGATAGCCGATATAACAGGACGATACCTACACGATGGTAGACCTGATCTAGCTATTGAAAAACCCTTGAGTCGAGCAGGGAACTTAAAAACCTATTTAAGAAGACATCTCttgtttctttgaaacaatatgtaAATCAATTTTTTATGTCAATCGCCTCTCTACTTTAAAAACATGTCTTCCCTATACAAATTGTGTTTTGAAAATGGTTCCCTTTGAATTGAGGTGAAGTTCTAATAGATAGAATATTTGTTGAACTTTTTATGGATCAGCTAGAAGACAAATGGCAATCTTCCATTTGCTACTGAAGTACTCTGCCATTAAGCTTATAAGACCAGCCCATCTTTGGATCagatgtggcttatttccaacacccccTTAAATCACTCCAATAGAATGTTTGGGGCTCCTAGCTTGACCTAACACTGATAACATGTTGAACTTTCATAGATCAACTAGAACTTCAACCTAGAACCTTTCTTCTGCTGCTGGAATGCTCTACCACTATGCCACTGACCCATATAAGACTCAtccatttttaatttgaataaagcATACTTTCAACACTATTTCTATTACCTTTTATTTATCCAATTAACAGTTAGAGTTGCCTATTCTttggtatagatacaacaagtacCTATTGCACTTTTCATTTTAAAAttactaaatgaaaaaggtgagcaaCAATACAGAATTTAGTATTACCTTCGCTTCCATCCCCATCCGGAGGGGGAGGGCCATACCATGTGGCAGTACCCTCCTGCCAGCCTCCATCGTCACCTATAAAACCAGCTTGACAGGATACCAACATTGAACAAACAGACACTATTTCTATCAAATAAAACACACAAGTTTTCATATCCACCATCTCTTTGGTGGCACTATAACAAATTACAACTTCTTACGATTACTCAGTAGAAAGCTGTAGAGAATGAGATTGTTCAACTTGGAACTGTTCCTGAGTATGAATCCAATAACATGCTTTTAACGTAGTGAAAAAGGATTTTCTATTTAATGATGTGTAAGCTCAGCATTTTAACAGTTTTCTGACCTGTGTATAAGTGTCATAATTATGGATGCCAAATTTAAGCATGATAATGGAGGTTCTAGAGGAAATGAGTGACGTTAAATCTCGAAAGTAATCCAAACATGAGATCCATGCCTACCGTTTCATGTAACTCTCAGCTCTGCTGCTCATCTGTCATCTGACGTTATAATTAATTACCATCCGGTTAGCATTGTTTCCATTTTCCGTTACTCAGTTTGTCTCTGACGTCGAGCAATAGACATAAAAAAACTTTGTTGAGAAGAAAGAGATCACGTAATATCTGGTATTATGATTGTATTTCATGTGAAAAGCCACGAGCAAAGTGCTCTTCAATTATATTCGCGCATTACTCGTCTGACAGCATTGACAAACTCATCTTGCTTATGATTGCGTTGGAATTTGAACCTGATTTATGAATCCATAAAATACGTTATGGTAGATAGTCATAATTTTGGatgttaaatattatatatttttattttttaacagtTGTTTTAGATGGCAGGATTATTGAGGTTATAAATATTTTTGTCTATAATATTTTAATAGTGTTTATAGGTGAGTGGTAATTTAAGAGATTatgattattttataaaaaaataaaaattcacagGTATTAATGTAGATTGTGATTTTTAAAGATATTCATGTGACAATAAATATAAATCATAAGAAAGACtagtttataattattattttaagacATGTATATTTTCAACAACATTAGGAGGTTTCCTGTTGAAGTAGTATATTAGTATTAAGTATTTGTACCatatttcttattatatttttctattttagaAATTGTTTCATTACAAATTGAATTCTACTTGAACTTAAACTAAGAAGCTTGACCATAAACTAAGAAGCTATATAGCATTTAGATGCAATAGATATAGAGAATTGATGTTAGTCAAGTATTTCATGTTGGACAACAATTTTAGTTGGCCTATCAAACTATTGTGTCAAAAGTGTGATAGATGGAACTCTAGTAAAGTGAAACATTTaaggttcaattttaaattttgcaATATCAATGTAAGGGTAATGTTCTACTGGTTATCATGTCATGTGAAAGAATTCAATATAGAGTCCAATAATACCTAGGAAATCATGATTCATCtaccaaaacaataaaaaaaaaaaaaatcaaaaccatgGTTAAACCTATGCACTCTCCTTCAAAATTAACTCCTAGAGAAGAATGTATGCATATTGAAATTCATaataaaaacatatataatttcaaCAAAGTGTGAAATATTGTGTCTAGTAATTTTATATTCAAGTGATAATATATGTATGATCAATCTACTATATGGATATCAATTGCTCTTGCATCATAGATAAAGTCATTCAACACCCCTCTAGTGGATATATTTCATATAATGACCTTTCATGGGAGATGTATATCCTTCAAGGCCTGCAATTATTTTTAGCTTGGATTGAGGCTCATAAATTGAATGATTTTATCAAGGTAGAAAGCTTGATGAACTTCTATCCAATCCACCTTCATAAGAGTGCACATTGAAATCTCTTGTTGATTCTAATGAAAATAGaagaattaattttttttggaataCAATATGCAAGAATAATTAACTAACTACAAATGTTTGTACTAATAATTGTGAAGTACAAGAGTGATAACTGGTTAACTACATACGTTGATAGTTTgaaatttgtttatgatttttataAGTATTTGTTCATAGGACATCAAGGAAAATGTTGTCTCACCTTTTGATCCTTCTTTAGTTATCAAATTAGGGAAAGGAAGTAGACCTAGCCATGAACATAAACAACACAGTTGCATTTATTACTTTAGCACACAAGTCATGGTTTATATGCCAAAACATGTATTGGTATAGTGCCACTACATTGAACATATGGACGAGGCAAACATAAATTATCATGATCAATAGAAAAATGAGTATTGGAGAAAGATTTCATTCTTTGCATCATATGTTAACAAAATATTTCATGGATCTAGATCTGGAGTTATTTTTGCTACTAAATGTATGCCTCTAAATAAAGTGTATAAAATATATAACTATATGGTGTAGGAGAAGATGAGTATTATTTAGGGTCAATCTCATAGGGATGATTTTATTACCAAGAATTATATTACaaataataatcatataataaGTTATCAAGCTACATTATTGATgttaatgtagcatcgtaaattgcatCCTGACGCAATTTCTTACTCAAGTAGgccctattttagcatgtatgACCTCCTACATCCGGTTTCGCTAATCACAACCAAATTCAACATATCATTCTGTGATCTTCTCCTCATTTATGACCTCAAGTCCCAATTTGAGTGTGCTTTGGAGGTAGCATGATGCCTAGGGTGCCCTGTTCCCCTTATTTTGGCCCCAAATTGAAATCACAaaaactagtgaaccctatttcatCACCTTATATTTTGGCAAACTCGATGCTTCCTACATTGCATTGATTCTGATTTTCCTTTCAAGTTTTATTTAGGTGTCTTGCATTGTTCATaatggaattcactagatactgtaataccctaaaaatggtaatctaaaccatgagcccctaatctcgacaacgcaccaaggtcctaaccaaaggaaattaaataaatcttgagcacacaattaatttctaaaatcatcaatttcacatggaaaaattaatcacttaatattaattaaatatttatttaattaatcgatcattccaaataaatcattttaaacaattatcttatttattttaattaaatatcttttgcatatttaattaaataaatcaatttgccattaaatcatcaaaaagaggaattaatttgaaaaataaataaaaattgccataaatcttcaaaaaaggaaacaaatcaagaaagaggaattggaaattatgagcacaaatcttcaaaaaaggaattaattgacaaaaaaagagaattaaaaattgagaaaagaaatcaattggagataatcttgaaaaacaaattaaaaattgataaataatctcaaacaaaagcaattaaaacaattaaatctcaaaattgaatgaaatagagaataaatcagttttttcttgattttatcttaattttagttcaatttcctttaaaactgagaaaagcatccaatcacatcaattcacctagattgtgcttcctcttggaaaatcttaactgttcatcatcatttgatctcaatcgttggtttctttctgaattttctataaattcaggttctcGTCTCTCATTGAAAAAAAATCccggagaatatattgttattatgttgtttttgctctaggttcattgagaatttgcattgagatattgcatattagttatttcatattttttaaatcatttagcttaaatattcatatattgcttaaatcatgttagattaatcttgcatatctagcttacatcttgcatccatttagctcatattca includes:
- the LOC131057719 gene encoding expansin-B3, which gives rise to MVDMKTCVFYLIEIVSVCSMLVSCQAGFIGDDGGWQEGTATWYGPPPPDGDGSEGGACGYGGLVKTNMFNSRIAAVGPALFVEGKGCGACYQVKCKSGICSQNPVSVVITDECGGCNETHFDLSGNAFAGMAYPDNATELLDEGLVDISFKRVACDYEGNNITFKVSPHATAYWFSVLIEYVNGAGDIGSVYLQQAASDGWEEMTEQSGAKWALDSGSYLKAPFSIRVESLSSGDILTAYEVIPENWNAGDTYTSHVNYDPTLLQEF